From one Streptomyces sp. CA-210063 genomic stretch:
- a CDS encoding transposase, translating into MSKQVIHPLTGHVYRLTEDGLVEVTDPGTGAQGVFDFQARWQSGELRHADLQMAGWVGRLARRRTTPQPEE; encoded by the coding sequence ATGTCCAAGCAAGTGATCCACCCGCTGACCGGGCATGTGTACCGGCTCACCGAGGACGGACTCGTCGAGGTGACCGATCCCGGGACAGGGGCGCAGGGCGTCTTCGACTTCCAGGCCCGGTGGCAGTCGGGCGAACTGCGCCACGCCGACCTCCAGATGGCCGGCTGGGTCGGCCGTCTCGCCCGGCGGCGTACGACCCCGCAGCCGGAGGAGTGA
- a CDS encoding NAD(P)-dependent alcohol dehydrogenase yields the protein MKAVQYRRVGHAPEVVEVPVPEPGPGQVLLKVTAAGLCHSDLAVMGWPEEQFPYVLPMTLGHEGVGTVAAVGAGVAALAEGAAVAVYGPWGCGRCHKCAEGKENCCPHAAGLGILPPGLGRPGALAEYMLVDSPRHLVPLHGVDPVQAAPLTDAGLTPYHAISRSLPKLLPGSTAVVIGVGGLGHLAVQLLRALTPARVVALDVSKEKLELAAKVGAHEALLSDGEAAARIRELTGGTGAEVVLDFVGAEATLAVAAASVAVEGDVTVVGLGGGTLAVGFGGGLPFEVSASFPYWGSRTELMEVLELARQGLVSSHVETFTLEQAPEAYERLHAGEISGRAVVLPHA from the coding sequence ATGAAGGCTGTTCAGTACCGGCGAGTGGGGCACGCCCCCGAGGTCGTGGAGGTGCCGGTGCCCGAGCCCGGCCCGGGTCAGGTTCTGTTGAAGGTGACGGCGGCGGGGCTCTGCCACTCCGATCTGGCGGTGATGGGCTGGCCCGAGGAGCAGTTCCCCTACGTACTGCCGATGACCCTCGGTCACGAGGGTGTCGGCACGGTGGCGGCGGTGGGCGCCGGTGTCGCCGCCCTGGCGGAGGGCGCGGCGGTGGCGGTGTACGGCCCGTGGGGCTGCGGGCGCTGCCACAAGTGCGCCGAGGGCAAGGAGAACTGCTGTCCGCACGCCGCCGGGCTCGGCATCCTGCCGCCGGGGCTCGGCCGGCCCGGCGCCCTGGCGGAGTACATGCTGGTGGACTCTCCTCGCCACCTGGTTCCGCTGCACGGAGTCGACCCCGTGCAGGCCGCGCCCCTCACCGACGCCGGGCTGACCCCGTATCACGCGATCAGCAGGTCGCTGCCGAAGCTGCTGCCCGGCAGCACGGCGGTGGTGATCGGCGTCGGCGGTCTGGGGCATCTCGCCGTGCAGCTGTTGCGTGCGCTGACCCCGGCCCGGGTGGTCGCCCTCGACGTGAGCAAGGAGAAGCTGGAGCTCGCGGCCAAGGTGGGCGCGCACGAGGCGCTGCTCTCCGACGGCGAGGCGGCCGCGCGGATCCGGGAACTCACCGGCGGTACGGGCGCGGAGGTCGTCCTGGACTTCGTCGGGGCCGAGGCGACTTTGGCCGTGGCCGCCGCGTCGGTGGCGGTGGAGGGCGATGTCACCGTCGTCGGCCTCGGCGGGGGCACGCTGGCCGTCGGCTTCGGGGGCGGGCTGCCGTTCGAGGTGTCGGCCTCCTTCCCGTACTGGGGCAGCCGGACGGAGCTCATGGAGGTCCTGGAACTCGCACGGCAGGGTCTCGTGTCCTCCCACGTCGAGACCTTCACGCTGGAACAGGCACCCGAGGCGTACGAGCGTCTGCACGCCGGGGAGATCAGCGGCCGCGCGGTGGTGCTGCCGCACGCCTGA
- a CDS encoding AMP-binding protein, giving the protein MSLLPLDRRAQETPDEPALADDLGVLSWSGLAAQVARAAVRLLEFAPGPDDRVAVLGDNAIPTLVAHLAGLRAGVGTVATSRNLTSGELIDQIIDAGVTGIIAGPAGAGAALDAARELGLPLVTHGTPAAGHAFDWDLWLTAAPAGRTLPTDRPARPPLVYTSGTTGRARGTEVRWVSGPVADSSAYLAAMSARPGFPPGPHLVCGPLQHNAPLTSLRHLAAGQPVVVLGRYDGETFLSRVETWQVSSTVMVPTHFQRLLALPEEVRARYDVSSLRQISHTGSACPPDVKRAMIDWFGPVLTESYGASEAGTVARISSDEWLAHPGSVGRVRPPFEVLVTDNDGRRLPPGDHGLLAFRAPDDQGVRYHADPDKTKSAYLSPGVFTLGDIGYVDGDGYIFITDRAADVVVSGGVNLYPAESEAVLRQHPAVAEVAVIGVPDPDFGESLRALVVASGDEPPADDLDRFCRERLATHKCPKTYEFVPELLRNAMGKLDKRAMRRPYWGSERTIAG; this is encoded by the coding sequence ATGTCGCTGCTGCCACTCGACCGTCGCGCCCAGGAGACACCCGATGAGCCCGCCCTGGCGGACGACCTGGGCGTGCTGTCCTGGTCCGGCCTCGCCGCCCAGGTGGCGCGGGCGGCGGTACGGCTGCTGGAGTTCGCGCCCGGCCCCGACGACCGGGTCGCCGTCCTCGGGGACAACGCGATCCCGACGCTCGTGGCCCATCTGGCCGGCCTGCGTGCCGGAGTGGGCACCGTGGCCACGTCCCGGAACCTCACGTCGGGCGAGCTCATCGACCAGATCATCGACGCGGGCGTGACCGGGATCATCGCCGGACCCGCCGGCGCGGGTGCCGCCCTCGACGCGGCCCGGGAACTGGGCCTTCCGCTGGTGACGCACGGAACCCCGGCGGCCGGACACGCCTTCGACTGGGACCTGTGGCTGACGGCCGCGCCCGCCGGCCGCACGCTCCCGACGGACCGGCCCGCCCGGCCTCCGCTCGTCTACACCTCGGGAACGACCGGACGGGCGCGCGGCACCGAGGTGCGCTGGGTGAGCGGCCCGGTCGCCGACAGCTCCGCCTACCTCGCGGCGATGTCCGCCCGGCCCGGATTCCCGCCGGGGCCGCATCTGGTGTGCGGTCCTCTCCAGCACAACGCGCCGCTGACCTCGCTGCGGCACCTGGCGGCCGGTCAGCCGGTGGTCGTCCTCGGCCGGTACGACGGGGAGACGTTCCTCAGCCGAGTGGAGACGTGGCAGGTCTCCTCGACGGTGATGGTGCCCACCCACTTCCAACGGCTGCTCGCCCTCCCCGAGGAGGTCCGCGCCCGGTACGACGTCTCCAGCCTGCGGCAGATCTCCCACACCGGCTCCGCGTGTCCGCCGGACGTGAAGCGGGCCATGATCGACTGGTTCGGTCCGGTGCTGACCGAGTCGTACGGCGCCAGCGAAGCGGGCACCGTGGCCCGCATCAGCAGCGACGAGTGGCTGGCCCATCCGGGCTCGGTCGGGCGTGTCCGGCCCCCGTTCGAGGTCCTGGTCACCGATAACGACGGCCGGCGACTGCCGCCCGGCGACCACGGACTGCTGGCCTTCCGGGCACCCGACGACCAGGGCGTCCGCTACCACGCGGACCCGGACAAGACCAAGTCCGCCTATCTCTCCCCCGGCGTCTTCACGCTCGGCGACATCGGCTACGTCGACGGAGACGGCTACATCTTCATCACCGACCGGGCCGCGGACGTCGTGGTCTCCGGCGGGGTCAACCTCTACCCGGCCGAGAGCGAGGCCGTACTGCGGCAGCACCCGGCGGTCGCCGAGGTCGCGGTCATCGGCGTGCCCGACCCGGACTTCGGCGAGTCCCTGCGGGCGCTGGTCGTGGCCTCGGGGGACGAGCCGCCGGCCGATGACCTGGACCGGTTCTGCCGCGAGCGCCTCGCCACCCACAAGTGCCCGAAGACGTACGAGTTCGTTCCCGAGCTCCTGCGCAACGCGATGGGCAAGCTCGACAAGCGCGCGATGCGCCGCCCCTACTGGGGCTCGGAGCGGACCATCGCCGGCTGA
- a CDS encoding acetyl-CoA C-acyltransferase: MPGSVIVAGARTPIGKLMGALSTVSAVDLGAHSIGAALAAVRLDPAAVEAVVMGHVVQAGAGPNPARQAAVRAGIPFSVPASTVNKLCLSGLHAIALADLMIASGRHEVVVAGGMESMSGAPHLLRGARTGWKYGSAAAEDALDRDALVCAFDGVSMGAATERHQEPFALTREEQDEYSALSHQRAARAQESGALTGEIAPVTVAGRRGETVVDTDEGVRPGSTAESLGRLKPAFSGAGTITAGNSSQLSDGAAAVVVMSAERARREGLTPLAEIGAYGTVAGPDPSLLVQPAGAVRDALSRDGRLKAADLDLFEINEAFAGVALASVRELDIPLDRVNVNGGAIALGHPVGMTGARLVLTLAAELRRRGGGSGAAALCGGGGQGDALLLHVPTQD; this comes from the coding sequence ATGCCCGGATCCGTCATCGTCGCCGGAGCGAGAACCCCCATCGGCAAGCTGATGGGTGCCCTGAGCACCGTGTCCGCGGTCGACCTCGGCGCCCACTCCATCGGCGCGGCACTGGCCGCCGTCCGCCTGGACCCGGCGGCCGTGGAAGCCGTCGTCATGGGTCATGTCGTGCAGGCCGGGGCCGGGCCCAACCCGGCACGGCAGGCCGCGGTCCGCGCCGGCATCCCCTTCTCCGTCCCCGCGAGCACCGTCAACAAGCTCTGTCTGTCCGGTCTGCACGCCATCGCCCTGGCCGACCTCATGATCGCCTCCGGCCGTCATGAGGTGGTCGTCGCCGGTGGCATGGAGTCCATGTCGGGCGCCCCGCATCTGCTGCGCGGGGCTCGCACCGGCTGGAAGTACGGTTCGGCCGCGGCGGAGGACGCCCTCGACCGCGACGCCCTCGTCTGCGCCTTCGACGGCGTCTCCATGGGCGCGGCCACCGAGCGCCACCAGGAGCCGTTCGCCCTGACCCGGGAGGAACAGGACGAGTACAGCGCGCTGTCCCATCAACGGGCCGCCCGGGCGCAGGAGTCGGGCGCGCTGACCGGGGAGATCGCCCCCGTCACCGTGGCGGGACGCCGGGGCGAGACGGTGGTGGACACCGACGAGGGCGTACGGCCGGGAAGCACCGCCGAGAGCCTGGGGCGCCTGAAGCCGGCGTTCTCCGGCGCGGGCACCATCACCGCCGGCAACTCCTCACAGCTCTCGGACGGCGCCGCGGCCGTCGTCGTGATGAGCGCGGAGCGCGCCCGGCGCGAGGGCCTGACCCCGCTCGCCGAGATCGGCGCCTACGGCACCGTCGCGGGCCCCGACCCCTCGCTGCTCGTCCAGCCGGCCGGCGCGGTCCGTGACGCCCTGTCCCGGGACGGCCGGTTGAAGGCCGCCGACCTGGACCTGTTCGAGATCAACGAGGCGTTCGCGGGAGTGGCCCTGGCTTCCGTGCGGGAGCTGGACATCCCGCTGGACAGGGTGAACGTCAACGGCGGAGCGATCGCGCTCGGGCACCCGGTCGGCATGACCGGGGCCCGGCTGGTGCTGACTCTCGCGGCGGAACTGCGGCGGCGCGGCGGCGGCAGCGGCGCAGCGGCCCTGTGCGGGGGCGGCGGCCAGGGCGACGCGCTGTTGCTGCATGTGCCGACCCAGGACTGA
- a CDS encoding acyl-CoA dehydrogenase family protein translates to MSQPDPEAWRTQVRQWLATVLEPARAPESVGEAADLAVFHNLPEDEERLLLDRCRAYQRARFDAGYQALTLPADKGGAGLTAAHVAAFAEEESAFEVPPSTELISVTVRLVAMAVSLFGTPEQLHDHARPFLRTDLLACQLFSEPGAGSDLAALRTRARREGEDWVIDGQKVWTSGAQFADYGLLLARTDPDVVKQAGITAFLVPMDATGVEVRPIRQMSGGASFNEVFLSGVRVPDRLRIGRPGQGWEVATTTLAFERTASGSGNRRKGGTFSDVLALARSLDRTSDPLVRQRLADLYVRAALRAATVDRVARTSAAGGRPGPEASLTKLMASDLLTRTGQVAAELMGARISADTGEPGTFAWTQHLLGAPGYRLAGGTDQIQRNLIGERVLKLLPEPRADRAPFSQLSGD, encoded by the coding sequence ATGTCCCAGCCCGATCCGGAAGCATGGCGCACGCAGGTCCGGCAGTGGCTGGCCACCGTGCTCGAACCGGCGCGGGCGCCGGAGTCCGTCGGAGAGGCAGCCGACCTCGCCGTGTTCCACAACCTCCCCGAGGACGAGGAACGCCTGCTGCTCGACCGCTGCCGCGCCTACCAGCGGGCCCGCTTCGACGCCGGCTACCAGGCACTGACCCTCCCCGCGGACAAGGGCGGCGCGGGCCTGACCGCTGCCCATGTGGCGGCCTTCGCCGAGGAGGAGTCCGCCTTCGAGGTGCCGCCGTCCACCGAGCTCATCAGCGTCACCGTGCGCCTGGTCGCGATGGCCGTCTCCCTGTTCGGGACGCCCGAGCAACTCCACGACCACGCACGCCCGTTCCTGCGCACCGATCTGCTGGCCTGCCAGCTCTTCAGCGAGCCCGGTGCCGGATCCGACCTCGCGGCCCTGCGCACCCGCGCCCGCCGCGAGGGCGAGGACTGGGTGATCGACGGTCAGAAGGTGTGGACCTCGGGCGCCCAGTTCGCCGACTACGGTCTGCTGCTCGCCCGCACCGACCCGGACGTCGTCAAACAGGCCGGCATCACCGCCTTCCTGGTCCCGATGGACGCCACCGGAGTGGAGGTGCGCCCCATCCGTCAGATGAGCGGCGGCGCCTCCTTCAACGAGGTCTTCCTCAGCGGCGTACGCGTCCCTGACCGGCTCCGGATCGGGCGCCCGGGCCAGGGCTGGGAGGTCGCCACCACCACCCTCGCCTTCGAGCGGACGGCCTCCGGCAGCGGCAACCGCCGCAAGGGCGGCACCTTCTCGGACGTGCTCGCCCTCGCCCGCTCCCTCGACCGCACCTCGGACCCGCTGGTCCGTCAGCGCCTCGCCGACCTGTACGTACGGGCCGCCCTGCGCGCGGCCACCGTGGACCGCGTCGCCAGGACGAGCGCCGCCGGCGGCCGGCCGGGTCCCGAGGCGTCGTTGACCAAGCTCATGGCCTCCGACCTGCTCACCCGCACGGGACAGGTCGCCGCCGAGCTGATGGGGGCGCGGATCAGCGCCGACACCGGGGAACCGGGCACGTTCGCCTGGACCCAGCATCTGCTCGGCGCCCCCGGCTACCGGCTGGCCGGAGGCACCGATCAGATCCAGCGCAACCTGATCGGCGAGCGCGTGCTCAAACTGCTGCCGGAGCCGCGGGCGGACCGGGCGCCGTTCTCGCAGCTCTCCGGCGACTGA
- a CDS encoding (2Fe-2S)-binding protein, which produces MTHRVAVMPSGVELEVLDGEDLFTAAERLGYRWPTVCGGKGTCRTCFVQVEDGAENCSPVGPLEREGIESLRRPVDGLTRLACRLRVEGPVTVTKRGVRRRVQE; this is translated from the coding sequence GTGACCCACCGGGTGGCGGTCATGCCCTCCGGCGTCGAGCTCGAAGTCCTCGACGGCGAGGACCTGTTCACCGCCGCCGAGCGGCTCGGCTACCGCTGGCCCACCGTCTGCGGCGGCAAGGGCACCTGCCGTACCTGCTTCGTCCAGGTCGAGGACGGCGCCGAGAACTGTTCCCCGGTGGGCCCGCTGGAGCGCGAGGGCATCGAGTCCCTGCGCAGGCCGGTGGACGGCCTGACCCGGCTCGCCTGCCGGCTCCGGGTCGAGGGCCCGGTGACCGTGACCAAGCGCGGCGTGCGCCGCCGAGTGCAGGAGTGA
- a CDS encoding aromatic ring-hydroxylating oxygenase subunit alpha has protein sequence MDETSEPATARCPGPSVQDYLDQDSRPVPPALRYERNDYLGSEDIDTARFTSREWAEREMRQVWRRVWQFACLESEIPEVGDHEIYEIGDDSLIVVRTAPDEIRAYVNVCLHRGRKLRTGGGNVSEFRCSFHGFAWNLDGTMRTPPCAWDFPHVTPEKFALPEAQVATWRGFVFINMDPYAESFDSYRGTFDDYYIWPLEKRYKSLHIGKVLPCNWKIAQDAFIESFHVIATHPQMLPWLADANSQYDVMADQPNWNRMINIQGAPSPHVADSVTEEDVLETFYDSRSFYAAAQGRDLVMQEGDELPAIPPGGTARQVLAARMREQLAATSQQDFSETPDTELLDAINYLLFPNFNPWGGAKSNIIYRFRPHGLDPDSCTAEIIFMSSPKHGETPPPAKIRWVPEDMLFADIPELGVLGPVFDQDCENLPYVQQGLKAMRKPGITLANYQESRIRHFNRTLDHWMDK, from the coding sequence ATGGACGAAACGTCGGAGCCGGCCACTGCGCGGTGCCCCGGGCCCAGCGTCCAGGACTACCTCGACCAGGACAGCCGCCCCGTTCCCCCCGCCCTGAGGTACGAGCGCAACGACTACCTCGGCAGCGAGGACATCGACACCGCCCGCTTCACCTCCCGCGAGTGGGCCGAACGCGAGATGCGGCAGGTCTGGCGGCGCGTCTGGCAGTTCGCCTGCCTGGAGAGCGAGATCCCCGAAGTCGGCGACCACGAGATCTACGAGATCGGCGACGACTCCCTCATCGTCGTGCGCACGGCCCCCGACGAGATCCGCGCCTACGTCAACGTCTGCCTCCACCGCGGCCGCAAACTGCGCACCGGCGGCGGCAACGTCAGCGAGTTCCGCTGCTCGTTCCACGGCTTCGCCTGGAACCTCGACGGCACCATGCGGACCCCGCCCTGCGCCTGGGACTTCCCGCACGTCACCCCCGAGAAGTTCGCCCTCCCCGAGGCCCAGGTGGCCACTTGGCGCGGCTTCGTCTTCATCAACATGGACCCGTACGCCGAGTCCTTCGACAGCTACCGCGGCACCTTCGACGACTACTACATCTGGCCGCTGGAGAAGCGTTACAAGTCGCTGCACATCGGCAAGGTGCTGCCCTGCAACTGGAAGATCGCGCAGGACGCGTTCATCGAGTCCTTCCATGTGATCGCCACACACCCGCAGATGTTGCCGTGGCTCGCCGACGCCAACTCGCAGTACGACGTCATGGCGGACCAGCCGAACTGGAACCGGATGATCAACATCCAGGGCGCGCCCAGCCCCCACGTGGCGGACTCCGTCACGGAGGAGGACGTCCTGGAGACCTTCTACGACTCGCGGTCGTTCTACGCCGCCGCCCAGGGCCGTGATCTGGTGATGCAGGAGGGTGACGAACTGCCGGCGATCCCTCCCGGCGGCACCGCCCGCCAGGTCCTCGCCGCGCGGATGCGCGAGCAACTGGCGGCCACCTCGCAGCAGGACTTCTCGGAGACCCCCGACACCGAACTGCTGGACGCCATCAACTACTTGCTGTTCCCGAATTTCAACCCCTGGGGCGGCGCCAAGTCGAACATCATCTACCGGTTCCGGCCCCACGGCCTCGACCCCGACTCCTGCACCGCCGAGATCATCTTCATGTCGTCCCCGAAGCACGGCGAGACACCGCCCCCGGCGAAGATCCGCTGGGTGCCCGAGGACATGCTCTTCGCCGACATCCCCGAACTCGGCGTGCTCGGACCCGTCTTCGACCAGGACTGCGAGAACCTGCCCTACGTCCAGCAGGGCCTGAAGGCGATGCGCAAGCCGGGCATCACCCTGGCCAACTACCAGGAGAGCCGCATCCGGCACTTCAACCGGACGCTCGACCACTGGATGGACAAGTGA
- a CDS encoding ThuA domain-containing protein yields the protein MAGPAGRLDAVLVCGGRWHDVDHARLRLLELLGEHPRLRTTVYQDYDCVAALDKADLLVTYTCDVRPRPAQRAALARFVERGGRWLALHGTNAVIEPSTDGGPRVFTTPRLLGELAQVLGSQFLAHPPIEPYEVRVTRPEHPLVAGIGPFTVTDELYVCELHGELEVLLHAEYTGPCRGFAEGDTAALDDAPRPVLYLKRHGLGEVCYFTLGHCRGRYDIQDLGVDDTGRVDGGPWETPEFLTVLRRCVRRAVGGRDPAEERAGA from the coding sequence GTGGCGGGCCCGGCCGGCCGCCTGGACGCCGTACTGGTCTGCGGCGGCCGGTGGCACGACGTCGACCACGCGCGGCTGCGGCTGCTGGAGCTGCTCGGTGAGCATCCCCGGCTGCGCACCACGGTGTACCAGGACTACGACTGCGTGGCCGCCCTCGACAAGGCCGACCTGCTGGTCACCTACACCTGCGACGTCCGGCCCCGCCCGGCGCAGCGGGCCGCGCTGGCCCGGTTCGTCGAGCGGGGCGGGCGCTGGCTCGCCCTGCACGGCACCAACGCGGTGATCGAGCCGTCCACGGACGGCGGGCCGCGGGTCTTCACGACTCCGCGGCTCCTCGGGGAACTGGCTCAGGTGCTCGGCAGCCAGTTCCTGGCCCACCCGCCGATCGAGCCGTACGAGGTACGGGTGACCCGGCCCGAGCATCCACTGGTCGCCGGGATCGGGCCGTTCACGGTCACCGACGAGCTGTACGTGTGCGAGCTGCACGGGGAGCTGGAGGTGCTGCTGCACGCCGAGTACACGGGGCCGTGCCGCGGTTTCGCCGAGGGCGACACGGCGGCCCTCGACGACGCGCCCCGACCGGTGCTGTATCTCAAGCGGCACGGCCTCGGCGAGGTCTGCTACTTCACCCTCGGCCACTGCCGGGGCCGGTACGACATCCAGGACCTCGGCGTGGACGACACCGGGCGCGTGGACGGGGGGCCGTGGGAGACACCGGAGTTCCTGACGGTGCTCCGGCGCTGCGTGCGGCGTGCGGTGGGCGGGCGAGATCCGGCAGAGGAGCGGGCCGGCGCCTGA
- a CDS encoding SDR family NAD(P)-dependent oxidoreductase — protein MDLGLTGAKALVTGASRGIGRAIAATLAAEGCALALCARGEEGLAKAAAELRGEGATVFAEPVDVTDPAALAGFVERAAAELGGLDLLVSNVSAGNVKGSESWEASLRGDLIPFAGLVEAALPHLEASDRAAVVAIGTTNASDTARPAGANSYSALKAAVVQHASALAHSLAPKGIRVNTVSPGPIDFPGGAWETIRTSRPEVYEEVLAKLPIGRYGTAEDVAAAVAFLLGRTGSFCVGVNLVVDGGLLTRVQY, from the coding sequence ATGGATCTGGGACTGACAGGCGCGAAGGCGCTGGTGACCGGGGCGAGCCGGGGAATCGGCCGGGCGATCGCCGCGACCCTGGCGGCCGAGGGCTGCGCGCTGGCGCTGTGCGCCCGGGGCGAGGAGGGGCTCGCCAAGGCCGCCGCCGAACTGCGCGGTGAGGGGGCCACCGTGTTCGCGGAGCCGGTCGACGTCACCGACCCGGCCGCCCTCGCGGGCTTCGTGGAGCGGGCGGCCGCTGAACTCGGCGGCCTGGACCTGCTGGTGTCCAACGTGTCGGCGGGCAATGTGAAGGGCTCCGAGTCGTGGGAGGCCAGCCTGCGCGGTGACCTGATCCCGTTCGCGGGACTCGTCGAGGCGGCCCTGCCGCATCTGGAGGCCTCCGACCGGGCCGCCGTCGTGGCCATCGGCACCACCAACGCCTCCGACACCGCGCGCCCGGCCGGAGCGAACTCCTACTCCGCGCTCAAGGCGGCCGTCGTCCAGCACGCCTCGGCCCTCGCGCACTCCCTCGCGCCGAAGGGCATCCGCGTCAACACCGTCTCACCCGGCCCGATCGACTTCCCCGGCGGCGCCTGGGAGACCATCCGCACCAGCCGCCCGGAGGTGTACGAGGAGGTCCTCGCCAAGCTGCCGATCGGCCGCTACGGCACCGCGGAGGACGTGGCCGCGGCGGTGGCGTTCCTGCTCGGGCGGACCGGCTCCTTCTGTGTCGGGGTCAACCTCGTGGTGGACGGCGGGCTGCTCACCCGCGTCCAGTACTGA
- a CDS encoding histidine phosphatase family protein codes for MTELLLIRHGLPLAGVFDPGLSPEGTAQAERLAAWLVHEGLDALYVSPFQRARETVAPLERLTGMTATVLDDLREWDTDVSQPYTPPEQIGADDPRAAALAEGRYEDFVPDLDWDAFRARAVRAMDTILDAHPGGRVAAVCHGGITNTYLATVLGLPTMFWFHPDYTSVSRVRRMPGGRIVPHSVNETAHMIAERAVDAVV; via the coding sequence ATGACCGAACTCCTCCTCATCCGGCACGGTCTTCCCCTGGCGGGCGTGTTCGACCCGGGGCTGTCGCCGGAGGGCACGGCTCAGGCCGAGCGTCTCGCCGCCTGGCTCGTGCACGAGGGCCTCGACGCCCTGTACGTAAGCCCGTTCCAGCGTGCCCGCGAGACCGTGGCGCCCCTGGAACGGCTCACCGGCATGACGGCCACCGTCCTCGACGATCTGCGCGAGTGGGACACCGACGTGTCTCAGCCCTACACGCCACCGGAGCAGATCGGCGCGGACGATCCCCGGGCGGCGGCGCTCGCCGAGGGACGCTACGAGGACTTCGTGCCCGACCTGGACTGGGACGCCTTTCGCGCGCGTGCCGTGCGGGCCATGGACACCATCCTCGACGCCCATCCCGGCGGGCGGGTCGCGGCCGTCTGCCACGGCGGCATCACCAACACCTATCTGGCGACGGTGCTCGGCCTGCCCACGATGTTCTGGTTCCACCCCGACTACACGTCCGTCAGCCGGGTGCGGCGCATGCCCGGCGGCCGGATCGTTCCGCACTCCGTGAACGAGACGGCCCACATGATCGCCGAACGTGCCGTCGACGCGGTCGTCTGA
- a CDS encoding PDR/VanB family oxidoreductase, protein MNVQLTSVDTALVVATRALAADGVVSLALRRPDGGTLPAWTPGAHIDVLLDGEDGGEGTLIRQYSLCGDPAEGGAWQIAVLREPQGRGGSAYVHDHLREGATVRVRGPRNNFPLRPAARHLFIAGGVGITPILPMVEAAEAAGTDWRLLYGGRTRTSMAFLDRLAPYGDRVLIRPQDEYGLLDLAAHLGVPEEGTLVHACGPEPLLQAVREQCAGWPPGTLGFERFAPVRTAEPGPTGAFELELARSGLTLTVPPDRSVLETVEEAGVAVDFSCREGTCGTCETDVLDGRPDHRDSLLTEEERAAGDTMLICVSRSCGPRLVLDL, encoded by the coding sequence ATGAACGTCCAACTGACCTCGGTCGACACGGCTCTTGTCGTGGCGACCCGTGCCCTCGCCGCCGACGGCGTCGTCTCCCTCGCTCTGCGCCGCCCCGACGGCGGGACGCTCCCCGCCTGGACGCCGGGCGCCCACATCGACGTACTCCTGGACGGGGAAGACGGCGGCGAGGGCACTCTGATCCGTCAGTACTCCCTGTGCGGAGACCCGGCCGAAGGCGGGGCGTGGCAGATCGCCGTGCTGCGCGAGCCGCAGGGCCGCGGCGGCTCCGCGTACGTCCACGACCATCTGCGCGAAGGCGCCACCGTGCGGGTCCGCGGACCGCGGAACAACTTCCCGCTGCGGCCCGCCGCACGCCATCTGTTCATCGCCGGCGGCGTCGGTATCACGCCCATCCTTCCCATGGTGGAGGCCGCCGAGGCCGCGGGGACCGACTGGCGTCTGCTGTACGGCGGCCGCACCCGCACCTCCATGGCGTTCCTGGACCGTCTCGCCCCGTACGGGGACCGGGTACTCATCCGTCCGCAGGACGAGTACGGCCTGCTGGACCTCGCGGCCCACCTCGGCGTACCGGAGGAGGGCACCCTGGTGCATGCCTGCGGTCCCGAACCCCTGCTGCAGGCGGTGCGGGAGCAGTGCGCGGGCTGGCCGCCCGGCACGCTGGGCTTCGAACGGTTCGCCCCGGTACGGACGGCCGAACCGGGCCCGACCGGGGCCTTCGAGCTGGAGCTCGCCCGATCCGGGCTCACCCTCACCGTGCCGCCGGACCGTTCGGTGCTCGAAACCGTGGAGGAGGCCGGCGTCGCGGTCGACTTCTCCTGCCGGGAAGGCACGTGCGGAACCTGCGAGACCGACGTACTCGACGGCAGGCCCGACCACCGTGACTCCCTGCTGACCGAGGAGGAGCGGGCCGCCGGTGACACCATGCTCATCTGCGTCTCCCGCTCGTGCGGGCCTCGCCTGGTCCTCGATCTGTGA